CGATGAAGTCGATGTCGAAGTCGAGCCCGTGCCGAATCCGGTGGACGATGCAGCCGAACCTGCACCCGCCCCTGTAGACTCTGCGAAAGAATGAACAGCGCTCCCCGCCGTGACACCTGCGTCCACGGCGCGGAGCTGTTGCGATGGAGAACTGCATGACCCGTTACGCTCTGATCACTGGCGCCTCCAGCGGCATCGGCCTGGCCATGGCCGAAGCCCTGGCCCGCCGTGGCCGCAGCCTGATTCTGGTGGCCCGACAGCGTGATCAGCTGGAAAGCATTGCGATTGAACTGACCCAGCGTTTCGGCGTGGAGGTGCTGTTCCGCGCCTGCGACCTGGGCGAGCCGCTGCGCCTGTCCGGGTTTCTGCTGGAGCTTGAAGAAGGCGATCGCCAGATCGATCTGCTGGTGAACTGTGCCGGCATCGGCACCTGCGGTCCGTTCCTGGCTCAGGACTGGATGACCGAGCAGGACCTGATCGAGGTGAACATCCTCGCCCTCACCCGCCTCTGCCACGCGATCGGCAACAGCATGGCCCTGCAGGGTGGCGGGCAGATTCTCAACGTGGCGTCGGTGGCGGCGTTCAATCCCGGCCCGTGGATGAGCACTTACTACGCAAGCAAGGCCTACGTCCTGCATTTTTCCGAAGCGCTGCGGGTGGAATTGAAAAAGTGCGCCGTGAAAGTCTCGGTGCTCTGCCCAGGCCCCACACGCACCGGATTCTTCCGTACGGCGCAACTGAACAACGAAAAACTCAACGCCAGCAAACTGCTGATGAGCCCCGAAGAGGTCGCGCTGTATACCGTGCGCGCCCTGGAGAAAAACCGCGCAATCATCATTCCCGGACGCAGAAACCGCTGGTTCGCCTTTCTGCCACGACTGGGTTCGCGCTGGCTAAACCGCACCATCGTCGGCATGGTCAACAAAGCTTACTGCCCCCGCTGAAGGGCCGGCAGGCAAATGGCTGGGCGCGGTGATCCCTCGTGGGTACACTCGGCCCAGCTCACACAACGGAGAAAACAGCTGTGGATACTCTGTTCACCAAGATCATCAACCGGGAAATCCCGGCGAAGATCATCTACGAGGACGACCAGGTTCTGGCG
This genomic window from Pseudomonas kribbensis contains:
- a CDS encoding SDR family NAD(P)-dependent oxidoreductase, with product MTRYALITGASSGIGLAMAEALARRGRSLILVARQRDQLESIAIELTQRFGVEVLFRACDLGEPLRLSGFLLELEEGDRQIDLLVNCAGIGTCGPFLAQDWMTEQDLIEVNILALTRLCHAIGNSMALQGGGQILNVASVAAFNPGPWMSTYYASKAYVLHFSEALRVELKKCAVKVSVLCPGPTRTGFFRTAQLNNEKLNASKLLMSPEEVALYTVRALEKNRAIIIPGRRNRWFAFLPRLGSRWLNRTIVGMVNKAYCPR